In the genome of Deltaproteobacteria bacterium, one region contains:
- a CDS encoding ATP-binding cassette domain-containing protein: MAAIESKTIMRLNGISKTYKASTGLFGDSGQRVIALNDVSLEIGRGEIFGLVGQSGSGKTTMGRLVVKLENPDKGSIRLGDDEVGHLKGAGLKAFRMKVQMIFQDPYQSLNPHLSILDTIAEPLAIHGKGSRRDRRDKVMKSLEVVGMSPGTDYLYRYPHQLSGGQRQRVAIARAMVLKPEFVVADEPASMLDATIAIQLFRLLLDIRERHGVTFLFITHNLAAARYLCDRIAVIHQGEIVETGKTEEIIRAPQHAYTRRLIAAQPKFAYGGAEGKAR; encoded by the coding sequence ATGGCGGCAATTGAGAGCAAGACGATCATGCGGTTGAACGGCATATCGAAGACATACAAAGCGAGCACAGGTCTCTTCGGTGATTCCGGGCAACGGGTGATCGCTTTAAACGATGTCTCCCTGGAAATAGGCAGGGGGGAAATCTTCGGCCTTGTCGGACAAAGCGGCAGCGGCAAGACCACCATGGGGCGTTTGGTGGTCAAGCTGGAAAATCCCGATAAGGGGAGCATCCGCCTGGGAGACGATGAGGTTGGGCACCTTAAGGGGGCGGGTTTGAAGGCATTCCGCATGAAGGTGCAGATGATTTTCCAGGACCCTTACCAGTCGCTCAACCCTCACCTTTCGATTCTCGACACGATTGCGGAACCGCTGGCCATACACGGCAAGGGATCGAGGAGGGACCGGCGGGACAAGGTGATGAAATCCCTGGAAGTGGTGGGCATGTCCCCGGGCACCGATTATTTGTACCGTTATCCTCATCAGCTCAGCGGCGGGCAGCGGCAGCGCGTGGCCATCGCCCGTGCCATGGTGTTGAAACCCGAATTCGTGGTTGCCGACGAACCCGCTTCCATGCTGGATGCAACCATCGCTATCCAGTTGTTCCGTTTGCTTTTGGATATCCGGGAACGCCATGGCGTCACTTTTTTATTCATCACGCACAATCTTGCTGCCGCGCGCTATTTATGCGACAGAATCGCGGTGATCCATCAAGGCGAAATCGTGGAGACCGGCAAAACCGAAGAGATCATCCGCGCCCCGCAGCATGCGTACACCCGCCGGTTGATTGCGGCCCAGCCCAAGTTTGCCTATGGTGGCGCCGAGGGCAAGGCACGGTAG
- a CDS encoding ABC transporter ATP-binding protein codes for MTLISVENLCVSYQTKKGVLKAVDDISFELEEGRSLGFVGESGCGKTTLGMALMRLLPENGRVTRGRILYGGQDLVQLSDKGIREVRWNEIAMIFQAAMNALNPVHRVDAQLREAIATHEPGISKEALQGRVEALFDLVEMPRERMRAYPHQFSGGMKQRAVIAMALACNPKLVIADEPTTALDVIVQDQILQEIRSIQDRMNISVIFISHDIAVVANVCHDIAVMYAGQIVEFGSREEVFNTPIHPYTRLLLTSYLTLEGDRPAPLEMIGRTPDLIAAPTGCRFYKMCPHASAMCENRAPEYRQATPTHRALCSLTS; via the coding sequence ATGACGTTGATATCGGTCGAAAATTTATGTGTCAGCTATCAAACCAAAAAAGGGGTGCTGAAAGCCGTCGACGACATTTCGTTTGAGCTCGAAGAGGGCCGCTCGCTCGGCTTCGTCGGTGAGTCGGGCTGTGGAAAGACGACCCTGGGCATGGCGCTGATGCGCCTTCTTCCCGAAAACGGCCGGGTGACGCGGGGCAGGATCCTGTACGGTGGCCAAGACCTCGTTCAACTGTCGGATAAAGGCATTCGCGAGGTTCGCTGGAATGAAATCGCCATGATCTTTCAGGCGGCCATGAACGCACTGAACCCCGTTCACCGTGTCGATGCGCAGCTGCGAGAGGCTATCGCCACCCACGAACCCGGCATATCGAAGGAGGCGTTGCAGGGACGCGTCGAGGCACTCTTCGACCTCGTGGAGATGCCCAGGGAGCGCATGAGGGCTTATCCGCATCAGTTCAGCGGCGGCATGAAACAACGGGCCGTTATTGCCATGGCCCTGGCATGCAACCCCAAACTGGTCATAGCGGACGAACCCACAACCGCTTTGGACGTCATCGTACAGGATCAGATCCTGCAGGAGATCCGGTCCATTCAGGACAGAATGAACATCAGCGTGATCTTCATTTCTCACGATATCGCCGTTGTGGCCAATGTCTGCCATGATATCGCCGTGATGTATGCCGGGCAGATTGTGGAGTTCGGTTCCCGGGAGGAGGTGTTCAACACCCCCATTCACCCCTACACGCGTCTTTTGCTTACTTCCTACCTGACGCTGGAGGGTGACCGGCCGGCACCGCTGGAAATGATAGGGAGAACGCCCGACCTGATTGCAGCGCCGACCGGGTGCCGGTTTTATAAAATGTGCCCGCATGCATCGGCGATGTGTGAAAACCGTGCGCCCGAATACCGGCAGGCGACACCGACCCACAGGGCCCTTTGTAGCTTGACTTCTTAG
- a CDS encoding ABC transporter permease, whose amino-acid sequence MFDRLAKGWAIFRENLLGKIGLTLLVLFALMAVASFFTPLFGPMYDPMTGVDPLISHATGPGWRHWLGTDFIGRDIFTQLLEGAKIAFMVGLSAAFISIVLGTIVGMLAGYMGGFVDMLLMRLADMIMVMPSLLILLLLAALFGQLNIWLIVLLIALLRWPGVSRVIRAQTLTLKERPFIEAAKVAGASHIRIIFRHIMPNVLPLSFLYMTFRVTSAILVEAALAFLGFGDPSQVSWGMMLQWVWKTGHMFQAPYWLLPPGICISLITLSFYMLGRAMDEVLDPRLRKEEFSE is encoded by the coding sequence TTGTTTGACAGGTTGGCCAAGGGGTGGGCTATTTTCAGGGAAAATCTTCTGGGAAAGATCGGGTTGACGCTGCTGGTTCTTTTCGCGCTTATGGCCGTGGCCAGCTTTTTTACACCGCTTTTCGGCCCGATGTATGATCCCATGACCGGTGTGGATCCGCTGATCTCGCACGCTACCGGACCGGGCTGGCGCCACTGGCTGGGTACGGACTTCATCGGGCGGGACATATTCACACAATTGTTGGAGGGCGCCAAAATAGCCTTCATGGTCGGCCTTTCGGCAGCCTTCATCAGCATCGTGCTGGGAACGATCGTCGGCATGCTTGCCGGATATATGGGCGGATTCGTGGATATGCTGCTCATGCGGCTGGCGGATATGATCATGGTCATGCCGTCCCTGTTGATCCTGCTGCTCCTGGCGGCACTGTTCGGGCAGCTTAACATATGGCTGATCGTGCTTTTGATCGCCCTGTTGCGCTGGCCGGGGGTTTCCCGCGTTATCAGGGCGCAAACACTGACCCTCAAAGAGCGGCCGTTCATCGAAGCGGCCAAGGTGGCGGGTGCGTCGCACATCAGGATCATATTCCGGCACATTATGCCCAATGTTCTGCCCCTGTCATTTCTTTACATGACGTTTCGAGTGACTTCCGCCATTCTTGTTGAGGCGGCGCTGGCATTCCTGGGATTCGGCGACCCCAGCCAGGTGAGTTGGGGGATGATGCTGCAGTGGGTTTGGAAAACGGGTCACATGTTTCAGGCACCTTACTGGCTTTTGCCGCCGGGGATCTGCATCTCCTTGATAACCCTTTCTTTTTACATGTTGGGAAGGGCCATGGACGAAGTCCTTGATCCGCGGTTGAGGAAAGAGGAGTTTTCGGAATAA